The following proteins come from a genomic window of Campylobacter coli 76339:
- a CDS encoding Biotin sulfoxide reductase (homolog of TMAO/DMSO reductase system Cj0264/Cj0265 in C. jejuni NCTC 11168) produces the protein MGISRRNFLKGLAATSAVASVNPLMAAGETKFYDIKKVPHATHFGAFWADVNSEGKIVKVTPQQSDKHPSVITDAIIDRTYSDTRVKYPCVRKSFLEGKKKPNLRGKEPFVRVSWEKAYELILQKFEETPIENLFNASYGGWGHVGLLHNCNSVAGRFFNTALGGHIGTDGEYSNGAAGKVNASIMGDLEVYSLQTAHEQILKNTQVYVLWGTDLYKCNQVDFKVANRGNDEYYKKYRKSNIKFISIDPQYTQTAEILDAEWIKIRPNTDVALMLGMMNYLYKSGKYDKKFIEKYTDGFDKFLPYLLGKSDGVDKTPAWAAKITGVDEKVITSLADTFVKNRTFLAGNWAMQRAHHGEQADWTLMVLAAMIGQIGLAGGGFGFSMHYAGGGQAFSGVRLPVGLPQGKNNLDFNIPASRISEAILNPGKTIKFKGKEITYPKIKMMYVVGASILGHHPNTNELIRAIRTLDTVIVHEPWWTPMAKMADIVLPSTTTLERDDISFGGSYSQDYVYAMKKVIEPVFESKNDYDIFEEMAKRIGEREHKKFTGGKTKEQWLEGFYGRSDCPYYMEFADFWKQGFIHFEPPKEAYNYVRHSEFRADPVANKLATESGKIQIYSPKFEAYNLEDFKAHPTWFEPAEWLGNEKLVKKYPFHLLSPHPRYRIHSQLDNTWVRDLYKIQGREPVVINNEDAKKLGISHGEVVEVYNDRGSLLAGAFVTDRIMPGVVSIQEGAWYDPEDVDDSKPRCNAGHVNVLTSSRPTSTMAQATSVNTCLVAIRKVKGAVKPYKSTTPPEIIGA, from the coding sequence AAATTTTATGACATAAAAAAAGTTCCCCATGCAACACACTTTGGTGCATTTTGGGCTGATGTAAATTCAGAAGGTAAGATAGTAAAAGTTACTCCTCAACAATCTGACAAACATCCTTCGGTAATCACCGATGCTATTATCGATAGAACTTATTCAGATACAAGGGTAAAATATCCTTGCGTGAGAAAAAGTTTTTTAGAGGGTAAGAAAAAACCTAATTTAAGAGGTAAAGAGCCTTTTGTAAGAGTAAGTTGGGAAAAAGCCTACGAGCTTATTTTGCAAAAATTTGAAGAAACTCCTATTGAGAATTTGTTTAACGCAAGTTATGGTGGTTGGGGTCATGTGGGCTTGCTGCATAACTGTAACTCTGTAGCAGGAAGATTTTTCAATACCGCACTTGGTGGACATATCGGTACAGATGGAGAGTATAGCAATGGTGCGGCTGGAAAAGTAAATGCTAGCATTATGGGGGATTTGGAAGTTTATTCTTTACAAACTGCTCATGAGCAAATTTTAAAAAATACTCAAGTTTATGTACTTTGGGGTACTGATCTTTATAAATGTAATCAAGTTGATTTTAAAGTAGCAAATCGTGGAAATGATGAGTATTATAAAAAATACCGCAAATCAAATATTAAATTCATAAGCATAGATCCTCAATACACTCAAACTGCAGAAATTTTAGATGCAGAATGGATTAAAATTCGTCCAAATACCGATGTGGCCTTAATGCTTGGTATGATGAACTATCTTTATAAAAGTGGAAAATACGATAAAAAATTTATAGAAAAATACACTGATGGTTTTGATAAATTCTTACCTTATCTACTAGGAAAAAGTGATGGTGTGGATAAAACTCCTGCATGGGCAGCAAAAATCACAGGTGTAGATGAAAAAGTTATCACTTCTTTAGCGGATACTTTTGTGAAAAATCGTACTTTCTTAGCAGGAAACTGGGCTATGCAAAGAGCACACCACGGTGAGCAAGCGGATTGGACTTTGATGGTTTTAGCAGCTATGATAGGACAAATCGGCTTAGCGGGTGGTGGATTTGGTTTCTCTATGCACTATGCAGGTGGCGGACAAGCATTTTCAGGTGTAAGACTTCCAGTTGGTTTACCACAAGGTAAAAACAATCTTGACTTCAATATCCCTGCAAGTAGAATTTCAGAAGCGATTTTAAATCCAGGAAAGACTATTAAATTTAAGGGTAAAGAAATCACTTATCCTAAAATTAAAATGATGTATGTAGTGGGTGCTTCTATTTTAGGACATCATCCAAATACTAACGAACTCATCCGTGCAATTCGTACTTTAGATACTGTTATCGTACATGAGCCTTGGTGGACTCCTATGGCAAAAATGGCAGATATCGTTCTACCTTCAACTACAACTTTAGAAAGAGATGATATCAGCTTTGGCGGATCTTATTCTCAAGATTATGTTTATGCGATGAAAAAGGTTATTGAACCTGTTTTTGAAAGCAAAAATGACTATGATATTTTTGAAGAAATGGCAAAAAGAATAGGCGAAAGAGAGCATAAGAAATTTACCGGAGGAAAGACTAAAGAGCAATGGCTTGAAGGATTTTATGGAAGAAGCGATTGTCCTTATTATATGGAATTTGCTGATTTTTGGAAACAAGGTTTTATCCATTTTGAACCACCAAAAGAAGCTTATAATTATGTAAGACATTCAGAATTTAGAGCAGATCCGGTAGCAAATAAACTTGCAACAGAAAGCGGAAAAATCCAAATTTATTCTCCTAAATTTGAAGCGTACAATTTAGAAGACTTTAAAGCACATCCAACTTGGTTTGAACCAGCAGAGTGGTTAGGAAATGAAAAATTAGTGAAAAAATATCCTTTCCATTTGTTAAGCCCACATCCAAGATATAGAATACACTCTCAACTTGATAATACTTGGGTAAGAGATCTTTACAAAATTCAAGGTCGTGAACCAGTAGTTATCAACAATGAAGATGCTAAAAAACTAGGCATCAGTCACGGTGAAGTAGTAGAAGTTTATAACGATCGTGGAAGTTTGTTAGCGGGTGCTTTTGTTACAGATAGAATTATGCCAGGAGTAGTGAGCATACAAGAAGGTGCTTGGTATGATCCTGAAGATGTAGACGATAGCAAGCCAAGATGTAACGCAGGTCATGTAAATGTTTTAACAAGCTCAAGACCAACTTCAACTATGGCGCAAGCTACAAGTGTAAATACTTGCTTGGTGGCTATCCGCAAAGTTAAAGGTGCAGTAAAACCTTATAAATCGACAACACCACCAGAAATTATAGGAGCTTAA
- a CDS encoding Cytochrome C family protein (homolog of TMAO/DMSO reductase system Cj0264/Cj0265 in C. jejuni NCTC 11168) produces MKKILVLLACLCGISFAQDAYIFNEKAEIFDAQSKKSIGEIYEGTKVEVLKKEGDMSLIKVGGLVVENDPKILAFGKDGIYVLVKLKSQNASPVMEFWIKNKDLTDKEVEAWDEVELAYYDTCTSCHAAHKPKEHLMEEWDAYLSAMQGFAKITDEEKARILRFLQSHASNGPVDLN; encoded by the coding sequence ATGAAAAAAATTTTAGTTTTATTAGCTTGCTTGTGCGGAATTTCTTTCGCACAAGATGCTTATATTTTTAACGAAAAAGCAGAAATTTTTGATGCACAATCTAAAAAATCTATAGGTGAAATTTACGAAGGAACCAAAGTTGAAGTGCTGAAAAAAGAAGGTGATATGAGCTTGATCAAAGTAGGCGGATTGGTTGTAGAAAACGATCCAAAAATTTTAGCTTTTGGTAAAGATGGAATTTATGTGCTTGTAAAACTTAAAAGTCAAAATGCTTCTCCGGTTATGGAATTTTGGATAAAAAATAAAGATTTAACCGATAAAGAAGTTGAAGCTTGGGATGAAGTTGAGTTAGCTTATTATGATACTTGTACTTCTTGTCACGCAGCGCATAAACCAAAAGAACATTTGATGGAAGAATGGGATGCTTATTTATCTGCTATGCAAGGATTTGCAAAAATCACAGATGAAGAAAAAGCTAGAATTTTACGCTTTTTACAATCTCACGCTAGTAATGGTCCTGTAGATTTAAACTGA
- a CDS encoding Gamma-glutamyltranspeptidase, with product MRYLVIFVISITLGFGAANPPIQDKTGTGLALSSHELANKIGKEILEKGGNAIDAAVAVGYALAVVHPAAGNIGGGGFAVIHLANGENVTLDFREMAPLKASKDMYLDDKGEVVQDASTIGYLAAGVPGTVKGMSAMLDRYGTMKLKDLMAPAIELAEKGYLINDRQEQTLLEAKDMFKKFPSSSKYFLKKDGSTYKSGELFIQKDLAKTLKLIAKEGPDAFYKGKIADLIANDMAKNKGIITKEDLAQYQAIWRKPVKGTYRGYDIISMSPPSSGGTHIIQILNIMENANIENLGFASSKTLHIMAEAMRQAYADRSEYMGDPDFVKIPLDKLTSKEYAKEIYTKIPKEKALPSSKVKPGLGQIHEGHNTTHYSVLDGKGNAVSITYTINASYGSGAAIDGAGFLLNNEMDDFSIKPGVPNLYGLVGGEANAIEPKKRPLSSMSPTIILKDGKVFMVVGSPGGSRIITTVLQVISNVIDHKMDISTAVESPRFHMQWLPDEIRTEPFGIIKDVQNNLEKMGYKITEKPYMGDVNAIMIDPKTKK from the coding sequence ATGCGTTATTTAGTTATATTTGTGATTTCAATCACGCTAGGTTTTGGTGCAGCCAATCCACCCATACAAGACAAAACAGGCACAGGACTTGCCTTATCAAGCCATGAGCTTGCCAACAAAATAGGTAAAGAAATTCTCGAAAAAGGTGGTAATGCTATAGATGCGGCTGTAGCTGTAGGCTACGCTTTAGCTGTGGTACATCCTGCAGCAGGAAACATAGGCGGTGGGGGTTTTGCTGTCATTCATCTAGCAAATGGAGAAAATGTTACACTAGACTTTAGGGAAATGGCACCTTTAAAAGCAAGCAAAGATATGTATCTTGATGACAAAGGGGAAGTTGTCCAAGATGCTTCAACTATAGGCTATTTAGCCGCCGGAGTACCAGGAACAGTCAAAGGTATGAGCGCTATGCTTGATCGCTATGGTACTATGAAATTAAAAGACTTGATGGCTCCTGCTATAGAACTAGCTGAAAAAGGCTATCTTATCAACGATAGACAAGAACAAACCTTGCTAGAAGCCAAAGATATGTTTAAAAAATTTCCTAGCTCAAGTAAATATTTCCTTAAAAAAGATGGTAGCACTTATAAAAGTGGGGAGTTGTTTATCCAAAAAGATCTAGCAAAGACTTTAAAACTCATCGCCAAAGAAGGCCCTGATGCTTTTTATAAAGGGAAAATCGCAGATCTAATAGCAAATGATATGGCTAAAAATAAAGGTATTATCACTAAAGAAGATCTAGCACAATACCAAGCCATTTGGAGAAAGCCTGTAAAAGGTACTTATAGAGGCTATGATATTATTTCTATGTCGCCACCTAGTAGCGGGGGTACTCATATCATTCAAATTTTAAACATTATGGAAAATGCCAATATAGAAAATTTGGGTTTTGCAAGCTCTAAAACTTTACACATAATGGCTGAAGCTATGCGTCAAGCTTATGCAGATAGATCAGAATACATGGGTGATCCTGATTTTGTAAAAATCCCACTTGATAAACTCACAAGTAAAGAATACGCCAAAGAAATTTATACAAAAATTCCAAAAGAGAAAGCCTTACCAAGCTCAAAAGTTAAACCGGGTTTAGGACAAATTCATGAAGGGCATAATACCACTCATTATTCTGTGCTAGATGGCAAGGGTAATGCAGTAAGCATTACTTATACAATTAATGCAAGCTATGGCTCAGGCGCTGCTATCGATGGAGCAGGATTTTTGCTCAACAATGAAATGGATGATTTTTCAATCAAACCAGGAGTTCCAAACTTATATGGACTTGTAGGCGGGGAAGCTAACGCTATAGAACCTAAAAAAAGACCTTTAAGCTCTATGAGTCCGACTATCATACTTAAAGATGGAAAAGTATTTATGGTAGTGGGTAGCCCAGGTGGCTCTAGAATCATCACAACAGTTTTACAAGTGATTTCAAATGTAATCGATCATAAAATGGATATATCAACAGCGGTAGAATCTCCAAGATTTCATATGCAATGGCTACCTGATGAAATCAGAACAGAACCTTTTGGGATCATCAAAGATGTACAAAACAATCTTGAAAAAATGGGCTACAAAATCACCGAAAAACCTTATATGGGTGATGTAAATGCTATCATGATCGATCCAAAAACCAAAAAATAG
- a CDS encoding Magnesium citrate secondary transporter, with the protein MDLFLSFIGFFGLGLIVWLLLKDKTTPALAFILVSAFVGALLMIMDASGLGVGKALGVQGDVLNFKVMKGFIADGVKSVSNTAALFVFSILFFSTLSASGFFNRIINFLLSKVSPNIYVITILTSIMAMFVHLDGSGAATFLIVIPALLPIYERLNMRKSSLLLICASAMGVMNVLPWGGPTLRAATVIKADANALWHQLIPMQILGIVLALALAILIGYQEKRRGAGGNLEGIKLEIEKSEYQNDKFFWVNVFLLIAVIAALVVNVLPSYVCFMIGFAIALPLNYPDLKLAKKVMDKASGSAIMMYITLIGAGILIGIFDKSGIMNKMGSSILTLIPNEYSNFIPLIIGLLAVPMALIFCTDSYFYGVMPVVLSVTNAFGIDPVDIAIIMVLARNCATFISPVVPATLLGCGLANVAIKEHIKRSFFYIWGISIICLIFGYITGVIPQLF; encoded by the coding sequence ATGGATTTATTTTTATCATTTATCGGTTTTTTTGGGCTTGGGCTAATTGTTTGGCTTCTTTTAAAAGACAAAACCACACCCGCTCTTGCTTTTATATTGGTCAGTGCTTTTGTAGGTGCATTGCTTATGATAATGGATGCTAGTGGCCTTGGTGTCGGAAAGGCTCTAGGGGTTCAAGGAGATGTTTTAAATTTTAAGGTTATGAAAGGTTTCATAGCCGATGGAGTAAAAAGCGTGAGCAATACGGCTGCGTTGTTTGTCTTTTCTATACTTTTCTTTAGCACATTGAGTGCAAGTGGATTTTTCAACAGGATAATTAATTTTTTACTAAGTAAAGTTAGTCCCAATATTTATGTAATCACTATCCTAACATCTATCATGGCAATGTTTGTTCATCTTGATGGTAGCGGAGCGGCGACTTTTCTTATAGTAATCCCTGCATTGTTACCTATATATGAGCGTTTAAATATGAGAAAATCATCGTTATTGCTCATTTGTGCAAGTGCAATGGGGGTTATGAATGTTCTTCCTTGGGGTGGCCCAACACTTAGGGCTGCAACTGTTATAAAAGCCGACGCCAATGCTTTATGGCATCAGCTAATCCCTATGCAAATCTTAGGGATAGTCCTAGCTCTTGCTTTAGCGATCCTCATAGGCTATCAAGAAAAAAGGCGTGGTGCAGGTGGAAATCTCGAAGGAATAAAACTTGAAATTGAAAAAAGCGAATATCAAAACGATAAATTCTTTTGGGTGAATGTATTCTTACTAATCGCTGTTATAGCTGCTTTAGTCGTAAATGTTTTGCCTTCTTATGTTTGCTTTATGATAGGCTTTGCTATAGCCTTGCCGCTAAACTATCCTGATCTAAAACTCGCAAAAAAAGTTATGGATAAAGCAAGCGGTAGCGCTATCATGATGTATATTACATTAATCGGTGCAGGGATTTTGATAGGTATATTTGACAAGAGTGGAATCATGAATAAAATGGGCTCATCTATACTCACTCTTATACCTAATGAATATAGCAATTTCATACCTTTAATCATAGGCTTATTGGCTGTGCCTATGGCTTTGATCTTTTGCACAGATTCTTATTTTTATGGAGTTATGCCTGTCGTTCTAAGCGTTACCAATGCTTTTGGAATAGATCCTGTCGATATTGCTATCATCATGGTTTTAGCTAGAAATTGTGCTACTTTTATCAGTCCTGTTGTCCCTGCTACATTGCTTGGTTGCGGTCTTGCTAATGTAGCCATAAAAGAACACATAAAACGCTCATTTTTTTATATATGGGGCATTAGTATCATCTGCTTGATCTTTGGATATATCACAGGTGTAATCCCGCAATTGTTTTAA
- a CDS encoding putative type IIS restriction/modification enzyme: MKFEAIDEKEFLNPYYRKKPILEAELNEFIKALKDYKSSLENNLKNNEDSLVANALSKFFENLHFECEIKSIHTPKN; the protein is encoded by the coding sequence ATGAAATTTGAAGCTATAGATGAAAAAGAATTTTTAAATCCTTACTACCGCAAAAAGCCTATTTTAGAAGCAGAGCTAAATGAATTTATCAAAGCTTTAAAAGATTATAAATCAAGCTTAGAAAACAATCTCAAAAACAACGAAGACTCCCTAGTGGCAAACGCTTTAAGCAAATTTTTTGAAAATTTGCATTTTGAGTGTGAGATCAAAAGCATACATACACCCAAGAACTAG
- a CDS encoding Putative integral membrane protein, with the protein MENFDKKLAQYGILAKNGKIVPKDNKITIINAEIKEINFQTLQEAGIKEICILESEIKYLYFLEKNTIKIDFRNCNFKNQIIARKAYFENEVIFQQCIFDAVVDFSKVEFNSKIDFLASVFKGEVRFIETQFQAEQSNNEIIENDFREVIFEGRASFSNATFKARVSFALSQFKSEANFIKTNFKQIKK; encoded by the coding sequence ATGGAAAATTTTGATAAAAAATTAGCACAGTATGGAATTTTGGCAAAAAATGGCAAGATAGTTCCAAAAGATAATAAAATAACTATAATCAATGCTGAAATAAAAGAGATAAATTTTCAAACATTGCAAGAAGCAGGCATAAAAGAAATTTGTATACTTGAGAGTGAAATAAAATATCTTTATTTCCTAGAAAAGAATACTATAAAAATAGATTTTAGAAATTGTAATTTTAAAAATCAAATTATCGCTAGAAAAGCATATTTTGAAAATGAAGTTATATTTCAGCAATGTATATTTGATGCTGTAGTGGATTTTTCTAAAGTAGAATTTAATTCTAAGATAGATTTTTTAGCATCTGTGTTTAAAGGTGAAGTGAGATTTATAGAAACTCAGTTTCAAGCAGAGCAAAGTAATAATGAAATAATAGAAAATGATTTTAGAGAAGTTATTTTTGAAGGAAGAGCATCTTTTTCTAATGCTACATTTAAAGCAAGGGTTAGTTTTGCACTTTCGCAGTTTAAAAGTGAAGCAAACTTTATAAAAACTAATTTCAAGCAAATCAAAAAATAG
- a CDS encoding Putative integral membrane protein — MSFDNAIFNARVSFRISQFKSEANFIKTEFQANQNDSDIIENQFLGVVFIGKTIFNHATFKARVGFRISQFKEEVRFIETQFLAKQSNNETIENDFREVIFEGRASFSNTTFKARVCFGLSQFKDEVRFIGTQFLAKQSSNLEIIENEFRETIFKGKVTFGSLVLKARISFSFSIFKDEALFLNINPHNFIFYNVEFNKTKFACKTLTNVIFCLFQYSVFKDTLSFEGMEFERLEFDNVLFNGVVTFSNTKLNTKPQFINCTLSNQFNIEHQYIKYSDKDIENKINNIQDKNDKFRVLLNLRDLFRKLKSNRIAHHNLIDASELRTQELYARELELKYKEKKSLRETIERWQLFFYRKLCDHHTDLLKAFHNLLIVVMLFSMFSFVFDKFKQPSHIENDIKYNIIKVDSNENYIFKEHNKTTYNLLSLNIEQESDKFIKNDFVYMIVFLILVLLLLSFNIFTSIYIFGSILYLIFSFLDLLALYTHIAVIVFFVLFALKFILLDDRQRYKRGIVVAISYTVCIFTLLVKPSLLLPALGSFLDKDSNATYPLLLSLSVVYFMLVVLVLFSLQKTARKNSIVPS; from the coding sequence GTGTCTTTTGATAATGCTATATTTAACGCAAGAGTTAGTTTTAGAATTTCACAGTTTAAAAGTGAAGCAAACTTTATAAAAACTGAATTTCAAGCAAATCAAAACGACAGTGATATAATCGAAAATCAATTTTTAGGAGTTGTTTTTATAGGAAAGACAATCTTTAATCATGCTACATTTAAAGCAAGGGTTGGTTTTAGAATTTCACAGTTTAAAGAAGAGGTAAGGTTTATAGAAACTCAGTTTCTAGCAAAGCAAAGTAATAATGAAACAATAGAAAATGATTTTAGAGAAGTTATTTTTGAAGGAAGAGCATCTTTTTCTAACACTACATTTAAAGCAAGGGTTTGTTTTGGACTTTCGCAGTTTAAAGATGAAGTAAGGTTTATAGGAACTCAATTTCTAGCAAAACAAAGTAGCAATCTCGAAATCATAGAAAATGAATTTAGGGAAACTATCTTTAAAGGAAAGGTAACTTTTGGTAGTCTTGTACTTAAAGCAAGAATTAGCTTTTCGTTTTCGATATTTAAAGATGAAGCACTCTTTTTAAATATAAATCCACACAATTTTATATTTTATAATGTAGAATTTAACAAAACAAAGTTTGCTTGTAAAACTCTTACAAATGTCATTTTTTGTCTATTTCAATACTCGGTATTTAAAGATACATTAAGCTTTGAAGGAATGGAATTTGAAAGATTAGAATTTGATAATGTTTTGTTTAATGGTGTTGTAACTTTTAGCAATACAAAGCTCAATACCAAACCGCAATTTATAAACTGCACTCTTTCTAATCAATTTAACATAGAACATCAATATATCAAATATAGTGATAAAGATATAGAAAATAAGATAAATAATATACAAGATAAAAATGATAAATTTCGCGTCTTGCTAAATTTAAGAGATTTATTTAGAAAATTAAAAAGTAACCGCATAGCTCATCACAATCTAATCGACGCTTCAGAACTAAGAACACAAGAGCTTTATGCTAGGGAATTGGAGCTAAAGTATAAAGAAAAGAAAAGCTTAAGAGAAACAATCGAACGATGGCAACTTTTCTTTTATCGCAAGCTTTGCGATCATCATACAGACTTACTCAAAGCATTTCATAACTTACTTATAGTCGTTATGCTTTTTAGTATGTTTTCTTTTGTGTTTGACAAATTTAAGCAACCTAGTCATATAGAAAATGATATAAAATATAACATCATTAAAGTGGATTCTAATGAAAATTATATTTTTAAAGAACACAATAAAACTACTTACAATCTCTTATCTTTAAATATAGAGCAAGAAAGCGATAAATTTATAAAGAATGATTTTGTTTATATGATAGTTTTTTTAATTTTGGTTTTATTGTTACTTTCTTTTAATATTTTTACAAGCATATATATTTTTGGTTCAATTTTATATTTGATATTTAGTTTTTTAGATTTGCTAGCTTTGTATACCCATATTGCTGTTATTGTTTTTTTTGTACTGTTTGCTTTAAAATTTATCTTACTTGATGACAGACAAAGATACAAAAGAGGTATTGTTGTCGCTATTTCTTATACAGTTTGTATTTTTACACTGTTGGTTAAACCTAGCTTATTGCTACCCGCACTTGGAAGTTTTTTAGATAAAGATTCTAATGCTACTTATCCTTTGTTGCTTAGCTTGTCTGTGGTGTATTTTATGCTTGTAGTATTGGTATTGTTCTCACTCCAAAAAACCGCACGAAAGAATTCCATAGTGCCAAGTTGA
- a CDS encoding Putative integral membrane protein has translation MEEFDGVLAQYGIFVKYAQKSIEKEKISVFGNAEIETINIETLQEKGIKCLDIKSKKIKNIIFAKDISLDMFFSGVTFTDEIKTDSKFTGELDFSGCTFKEEVNFQQANFENFLCSDTIFEKQVSFLNTVFGNEKIISFFDVKFLNSVNFTNAIFNQKTNFQKVYFYDILLFNKAEFKSDITTLNIECKKEAHFINAFAKNIIISKSTFEKSLDLDISFSSLQISEIKILENLNLHQSKGVKISIISSVISGVTNFAFVNVEVMLLISSTFKEEICLYTYNFKKMQNINFTDITFGKLFLQKELFEKSVNFERCIFLQDVNFKDYTFNEIAFNTCTFKENAYFSNSNFTKGVDFHECEFEKTACFYGVKFDETPNFSQALFKGNINIINSNLNFDFTKLDKKIRLLSSQGEGKYDYEIANDFRDSFRTFKSALIKDNNFLDASNFHKYELYCKELELENKKDKTLKDKIDKWQLVFYRKLCDHHTDILRSLNSLILVIGIFVILSVVMVANFNYRLGYKPILEHWYFSLDFYNHHINSIIQDNYLFVVKVNFAMLFGYLILVGFALCLKYIREFFIIISYGVTLFVLMVSPKILIPAMGFFTDKRAMLDPLSTMGGIYTIVFGFVAFSFIKTIRKNSIVPS, from the coding sequence ATGGAAGAATTTGACGGAGTATTAGCACAATATGGGATTTTTGTAAAATATGCTCAAAAATCAATAGAAAAAGAAAAAATAAGCGTATTTGGTAATGCAGAAATAGAAACTATAAACATTGAGACTTTGCAAGAAAAAGGTATAAAATGCCTTGATATAAAATCAAAAAAAATTAAAAATATTATCTTTGCAAAAGATATTTCACTAGATATGTTTTTTTCAGGTGTGACTTTTACAGATGAAATAAAAACCGACTCTAAATTTACAGGCGAATTGGATTTTTCAGGTTGCACTTTTAAAGAAGAAGTAAATTTTCAACAAGCTAATTTTGAAAATTTTTTATGTTCAGATACTATTTTTGAAAAACAAGTATCTTTTTTAAACACTGTTTTTGGAAATGAAAAAATTATAAGTTTTTTTGATGTTAAATTTTTAAATTCAGTTAATTTTACAAATGCTATTTTTAATCAAAAGACTAATTTTCAAAAAGTTTATTTTTATGATATATTACTTTTTAATAAGGCCGAGTTTAAATCTGATATAACGACGCTTAATATAGAATGCAAAAAAGAAGCACATTTTATCAATGCTTTTGCAAAAAATATAATAATTTCTAAGTCTACTTTTGAAAAAAGTTTAGATTTGGATATTTCATTCTCCTCGTTACAAATTTCAGAAATTAAAATACTAGAAAATTTAAATTTACACCAATCCAAAGGTGTAAAAATTTCAATAATAAGTTCTGTCATTTCTGGAGTTACCAACTTTGCTTTTGTAAATGTTGAAGTTATGTTGTTGATAAGTTCAACTTTTAAAGAGGAAATCTGTTTGTATACTTATAATTTTAAAAAAATGCAAAATATAAATTTTACAGATATTACTTTTGGAAAATTATTTTTACAAAAAGAGCTTTTTGAAAAAAGTGTAAATTTTGAAAGATGTATTTTTTTACAAGATGTAAATTTTAAGGATTATACTTTTAATGAAATTGCTTTTAATACTTGCACATTTAAAGAAAATGCATATTTTAGCAATTCTAATTTCACAAAAGGCGTTGATTTTCATGAGTGTGAATTTGAAAAAACTGCTTGTTTTTATGGGGTAAAATTTGACGAAACTCCAAATTTTTCTCAAGCTTTATTTAAGGGTAATATAAATATCATCAATTCGAATTTAAATTTTGATTTTACCAAGTTAGATAAAAAAATAAGACTATTATCTTCGCAAGGAGAGGGTAAATATGATTATGAGATTGCAAATGATTTTAGGGATTCTTTCAGAACTTTTAAAAGTGCTTTGATAAAAGATAACAATTTTTTAGATGCTTCAAATTTTCACAAATACGAGCTTTATTGTAAAGAGTTAGAGCTAGAAAATAAAAAAGATAAAACCCTTAAGGACAAGATAGACAAATGGCAACTTGTCTTTTATCGCAAGCTTTGTGATCATCATACTGATATTTTACGAAGTTTAAATTCGCTTATTTTAGTGATAGGAATTTTTGTGATATTAAGCGTTGTGATGGTTGCTAATTTTAACTATCGTCTTGGATATAAGCCTATCTTGGAGCATTGGTATTTTTCATTGGATTTTTATAATCATCATATAAATTCTATCATACAGGATAATTATTTGTTTGTGGTAAAAGTAAATTTTGCAATGCTTTTTGGTTATTTGATTTTAGTTGGATTTGCTTTATGCCTAAAATATATAAGAGAATTTTTTATAATTATATCCTATGGGGTAACTCTTTTTGTCTTAATGGTTTCACCGAAAATTCTTATCCCTGCTATGGGATTTTTTACAGATAAAAGAGCTATGCTAGATCCACTTAGCACAATGGGTGGAATTTATACAATCGTTTTTGGTTTTGTTGCATTTTCTTTTATAAAGACAATTAGAAAAAATTCCATAGTGCCAAGCTGA